The following coding sequences lie in one Vibrio sp. BS-M-Sm-2 genomic window:
- the purT gene encoding formate-dependent phosphoribosylglycinamide formyltransferase, with product MFGTATRENATRVLLLGSGELGKEVAIECQRLGLEVIACDRYADAPAMQVAHRSHVLDMLDGDALQAIIELEKPDYVVPEIEAIATSKLVELEAQGLNVVPTANATKLTMNREGIRRLAAEELKLSTSPYRFADTFEDFAAAVEFVGMPCVVKPVMSSSGKGQSVIKTEEDIQKSWDYAQEGGRTGAGRVIVEGFIDFDYEITLLTVRAVDGVHFCAPIGHRQEDGDYRESWQPQVMSDNALKAAQYTAEQVVNALGGHGIFGVELFVKGDHVIFNEVSPRPHDTGLVTLMSQDSSEFALHVRAFTGMPIKSITQYGPCASAVILGQGTSTNIRFEGLTEALDAPQTQIRLFGKPDIDGRRRLGVALTRRNSTETAIEDAIESASKVKVIY from the coding sequence ATGTTTGGTACTGCTACTCGTGAAAATGCTACTCGTGTACTTCTATTAGGTTCAGGTGAACTCGGCAAAGAAGTTGCTATCGAGTGCCAACGTTTAGGTTTGGAAGTTATTGCTTGTGACCGTTATGCAGACGCACCAGCGATGCAAGTTGCGCATCGTAGCCATGTATTAGACATGTTAGACGGCGATGCACTTCAAGCCATCATTGAACTAGAAAAGCCAGATTATGTGGTTCCTGAAATTGAAGCTATTGCCACCAGCAAATTGGTAGAGCTAGAAGCGCAAGGCTTGAATGTCGTTCCAACAGCTAACGCAACTAAGCTAACGATGAACCGAGAAGGTATCCGTCGCCTAGCCGCAGAAGAGCTAAAACTGAGCACTTCTCCTTACCGCTTTGCAGACACCTTTGAAGACTTCGCTGCCGCGGTTGAATTTGTCGGCATGCCTTGTGTTGTTAAACCAGTAATGAGTTCTTCAGGCAAAGGCCAGAGCGTTATCAAAACCGAAGAAGACATCCAAAAGTCGTGGGACTATGCACAAGAAGGCGGTCGCACTGGCGCTGGGCGTGTAATCGTTGAAGGCTTCATCGACTTTGATTACGAGATCACTCTTCTCACTGTTCGTGCAGTCGACGGTGTTCATTTCTGTGCACCTATCGGCCACCGCCAAGAAGACGGAGACTACCGCGAATCATGGCAGCCTCAGGTTATGTCAGACAACGCGCTTAAAGCCGCACAATACACGGCTGAACAAGTGGTTAATGCTCTAGGTGGTCATGGTATCTTTGGTGTTGAGTTGTTTGTTAAAGGCGACCATGTGATCTTCAACGAAGTATCCCCTCGCCCACACGATACTGGTTTAGTGACATTGATGTCTCAAGACTCATCGGAATTCGCACTGCACGTACGTGCCTTTACTGGTATGCCGATCAAATCAATCACGCAATACGGCCCTTGTGCATCAGCGGTTATTCTAGGCCAAGGCACTTCAACTAACATTCGTTTTGAAGGTCTTACAGAGGCGCTAGACGCACCACAAACGCAAATTCGCTTGTTTGGTAAGCCTGATATCGATGGTCGCCGCCGCCTAGGTGTGGCGCTTACTCGTCGCAACAGCACTGAGACAGCGATTGAAGATGCAATTGAGAGCGCGTCAAAAGTAAAAGTGATTTACTAA
- a CDS encoding SDR family oxidoreductase, protein MNLRLGNINVVVTGGSSGIGAKIVEGFANEGANVWFCGRSQHRIDKLLKQLGKASKQVVGKVVNVHDLAQMKTWIGSIPNIDIFVPNVSTLSDEWEDVLLKDIAATQQAITLVLPKLLESRCAAITYIGSKASGYTVCNANAYGAGKAALAHYMKSLSLTYVHKVRVNTVSPGDTYIADGLWGRCKREDPDTFQKVIDRNPMGRLATPEEVANVVTFISSPAASFVSGANWYVDGASTSHVQY, encoded by the coding sequence ATGAATTTAAGGTTAGGGAATATCAATGTTGTTGTCACTGGAGGTTCTAGTGGAATTGGGGCGAAAATAGTTGAAGGCTTTGCTAACGAAGGGGCGAATGTTTGGTTCTGTGGCCGTTCTCAACATCGGATAGATAAGCTGCTTAAACAACTTGGAAAAGCGTCAAAGCAAGTTGTTGGTAAAGTAGTCAATGTTCATGATTTGGCGCAAATGAAAACTTGGATTGGGTCTATTCCTAATATCGATATCTTCGTTCCTAATGTCAGTACGCTTTCTGATGAGTGGGAGGATGTTCTACTGAAAGATATTGCCGCTACGCAGCAGGCCATCACGTTAGTCTTACCTAAGTTACTTGAATCGCGTTGTGCTGCAATAACCTATATTGGCTCAAAAGCGAGTGGCTATACTGTTTGTAACGCCAATGCTTATGGAGCAGGGAAGGCCGCGCTAGCCCATTATATGAAATCCTTGTCTTTGACCTACGTTCATAAGGTGAGAGTCAATACTGTTTCGCCTGGAGACACATATATTGCTGATGGTTTATGGGGGCGGTGTAAGCGTGAAGATCCGGACACTTTCCAGAAAGTTATCGATAGAAATCCAATGGGTCGCTTAGCTACCCCTGAAGAAGTAGCCAACGTGGTGACCTTTATTTCTAGTCCTGCTGCGAGTTTTGTTTCTGGGGCAAACTGGTACGTAGATGGAGCATCGACCAGCCATGTTCAATACTAG
- the cqsA gene encoding alpha-hydroxyketone-type quorum-sensing autoinducer synthase, translating to MSDKTKNKPLPSFIEERLNFYIQDLITQNQSQKHLVLGKRPQRNAVVMQSNDYLALSHNKQIQHAHQAAICEHDDNVVMSAIFLQDDQSKPAFETKLANYVGMESCLLSQSGWAANIGLLQTICPPDTPVYIDFFAHMSLWEGIRAAGATAYPFMHNNMSHLRKQLERHGSGVIVVDSVYSTIGTIAPLRDIYEMAQEFDCAVIVDESHSLGTHGENGAGLVQALGLTNQVDFITVSLAKTFAYRAGAILGPKQLSRTLPFVAYPAIFSSTVLPQEVIRLEKTLEVIKGAEDKRKALFERAKSLTTGLKRIGFNIRSESQIVALECGNERNTERVRDFLEQRDVFGAVFCRPATGKNKNIIRFSVNADMTPRDIDHVLTVCHEAYHHSELEFV from the coding sequence ATGAGTGATAAAACAAAAAACAAACCACTACCTTCCTTTATCGAAGAGCGCTTGAACTTCTACATTCAAGACCTGATTACCCAGAACCAAAGCCAAAAGCACTTAGTATTGGGTAAACGCCCCCAGCGCAATGCCGTTGTGATGCAGAGCAATGATTACTTAGCCCTGTCACACAACAAACAGATCCAACACGCCCATCAAGCGGCGATCTGTGAGCACGATGACAATGTGGTGATGTCTGCCATTTTCTTACAAGATGATCAGTCTAAACCCGCATTTGAAACCAAACTCGCTAACTATGTCGGAATGGAGAGCTGTTTGCTTTCTCAATCAGGCTGGGCGGCCAATATTGGGTTACTTCAAACTATCTGTCCGCCAGATACGCCGGTGTATATCGACTTTTTTGCACACATGTCGCTATGGGAAGGTATTCGCGCTGCTGGTGCAACCGCCTATCCATTTATGCATAACAATATGAGTCACTTACGTAAGCAACTAGAACGTCATGGCTCTGGTGTGATTGTAGTCGACTCGGTCTACAGCACGATTGGCACCATTGCTCCGTTACGCGACATCTACGAAATGGCGCAAGAGTTTGATTGTGCCGTCATCGTTGATGAATCGCATTCACTGGGAACACATGGGGAAAATGGTGCAGGCTTAGTTCAAGCGTTAGGGCTCACCAACCAAGTCGACTTCATCACCGTTAGCTTGGCAAAAACCTTTGCTTATCGTGCAGGTGCAATCCTTGGCCCTAAACAACTATCTAGAACCTTGCCGTTTGTCGCATACCCTGCGATTTTTAGCTCAACCGTGTTGCCGCAAGAAGTGATTCGTTTAGAGAAAACCTTGGAGGTAATTAAAGGTGCAGAAGATAAACGAAAAGCATTATTTGAACGCGCTAAATCGCTCACCACAGGCCTCAAGCGGATTGGCTTTAACATCCGTAGCGAATCTCAAATCGTTGCGTTAGAGTGCGGCAATGAGAGAAATACAGAGCGAGTGCGCGACTTCCTTGAGCAGCGTGATGTGTTCGGTGCTGTGTTCTGCCGCCCCGCTACGGGCAAGAATAAGAACATCATCCGATTTTCAGTGAATGCCGACATGACACCACGAGACATTGACCATGTGCTCACGGTTTGTCACGAAGCGTACCATCATTCGGAATTAGAGTTCGTATAA
- a CDS encoding thiopurine S-methyltransferase, which translates to MNNPEFWHNKWAANQIGFHLEDVNPLLIKFWEKTETSYEKSVFVPLCGKSEDLIWLASKHEDVQGVELSQIAVRAFFAEHLYTPTVTQISGQHELYQFDELNIYTGDYFTAPIQPVDTIYDRASLVALPEEMRVQYVERLKQLLKPGGKILLVTLDYDQSEMAGPPFSVPKLEIDQLFSGYKITLLNQDIADDEHPKIVKKGLSRFCEEVYLIESDA; encoded by the coding sequence ATGAATAATCCTGAATTTTGGCACAATAAATGGGCAGCCAACCAAATTGGTTTCCACCTCGAAGATGTAAACCCACTTCTGATTAAATTTTGGGAAAAGACTGAGACTAGCTACGAGAAGAGTGTGTTTGTTCCACTTTGTGGCAAAAGTGAAGATCTGATTTGGCTAGCTTCAAAGCATGAAGATGTTCAAGGTGTCGAGTTAAGCCAGATTGCGGTTCGCGCATTTTTTGCAGAGCACCTTTACACGCCGACTGTGACTCAAATTAGCGGTCAGCACGAGCTGTATCAATTTGATGAACTGAACATCTATACAGGCGATTACTTCACTGCACCTATCCAGCCTGTTGATACCATTTATGATCGCGCGTCTTTGGTCGCACTGCCTGAAGAGATGCGAGTGCAGTACGTAGAGCGTTTAAAACAACTGCTGAAACCGGGTGGAAAGATCCTTCTGGTCACTCTGGATTATGACCAAAGTGAGATGGCAGGGCCTCCGTTTAGCGTACCTAAACTAGAGATCGATCAGTTGTTCTCTGGGTACAAAATCACATTGTTGAATCAAGATATTGCGGACGATGAACATCCGAAGATTGTTAAGAAAGGTTTGTCTCGCTTCTGTGAAGAAGTGTATTTGATTGAGTCAGACGCTTAA
- a CDS encoding helix-turn-helix transcriptional regulator yields MDALDDEICTTIKRHLKKAGISYKEVSEFTEVSEISIKRLLNGHQSLSILKLQKICKLIQLPLSAIITEAEEALASASVSLFTDEQDTAFCKEPPLFTIFHEIVNEGANAQQLMASFDLNEPSLYIYLRKLEQLKLITMLLGLKFHVIVPANIAFSEQARFSVMFKNQVIDALKQAVQYIDVSNKQAYFITTKLRLTEGEFKEYNTKLEELMFETLKISQSHSRMTEGVNDYAVVDMGAKGIFHPKLKVPVNLV; encoded by the coding sequence ATGGACGCACTTGACGACGAAATTTGCACAACAATCAAACGCCATTTAAAAAAGGCGGGTATCTCTTATAAAGAAGTTTCAGAATTCACAGAAGTTTCCGAAATAAGCATTAAACGATTGCTGAACGGCCATCAATCGCTCTCTATTTTGAAGTTACAGAAGATATGTAAATTAATTCAGCTTCCTTTATCAGCCATTATCACAGAAGCAGAAGAAGCATTAGCTTCAGCTTCGGTGTCATTATTTACGGATGAGCAAGACACAGCCTTCTGTAAAGAGCCACCGTTGTTTACGATTTTCCACGAGATTGTCAATGAAGGAGCAAACGCCCAGCAGTTAATGGCCAGTTTTGACTTAAACGAGCCATCACTGTATATCTACCTAAGGAAACTTGAACAGTTAAAACTAATAACAATGTTATTAGGCTTAAAATTCCATGTCATTGTACCTGCCAATATAGCTTTCTCTGAACAAGCGCGATTTAGCGTCATGTTCAAAAACCAAGTCATAGATGCTCTAAAACAGGCCGTGCAATATATCGATGTAAGTAACAAACAAGCTTACTTTATTACGACCAAACTTAGGCTGACCGAAGGCGAATTTAAAGAATATAACACCAAGCTTGAGGAGTTAATGTTCGAAACCCTAAAGATCAGTCAGTCGCATAGCCGAATGACTGAAGGAGTCAACGACTATGCAGTTGTCGACATGGGCGCCAAAGGTATCTTCCACCCAAAACTCAAAGTACCAGTAAACTTAGTTTAG
- a CDS encoding EamA family transporter, whose product MKRNDLLLAVFVMAIWGFNFSMIKMGVTNVHPLLATAARFSLAVIPVIFFVARPNVAWRYLVSYGFVFGVGIWGMASWSITAGLSSGLSSVLLSTNVLIGMAVGVWVFKESASMRKLMGAMLAMCALAVLVSAATGNVTFNGVILIMIAACSWTLMGVIVKASKTTQAFAFNVWGMLFAPVPLVLFAVMLHGDQIIWQGIEQWDSNTTIAVLFQAYPTTLFGYWVWNKLLIQYPLSTTAPLTLLVPIFALISGYFMYDEVLSVAQVVASILFLVGIGLIVKPASAALTDKATKLVKQ is encoded by the coding sequence ATGAAAAGAAATGATTTGTTGTTAGCGGTATTTGTGATGGCAATTTGGGGATTCAATTTCTCGATGATAAAAATGGGTGTGACCAACGTTCATCCGTTGTTGGCAACCGCCGCGCGTTTCTCGTTAGCGGTTATTCCGGTGATATTTTTTGTGGCAAGACCGAATGTCGCTTGGCGTTACTTAGTCAGTTACGGCTTTGTGTTCGGTGTGGGTATTTGGGGTATGGCTTCATGGTCGATCACCGCTGGGTTATCTTCTGGGCTTTCATCGGTATTACTGTCAACCAACGTATTAATCGGCATGGCAGTTGGCGTATGGGTGTTCAAGGAGAGTGCTTCTATGCGCAAATTAATGGGAGCGATGTTAGCCATGTGTGCCTTAGCAGTATTGGTATCAGCGGCAACAGGTAATGTCACCTTTAACGGCGTGATATTGATTATGATTGCGGCATGTAGCTGGACGCTGATGGGTGTAATTGTTAAAGCTTCAAAAACCACTCAAGCTTTTGCGTTTAACGTGTGGGGAATGTTGTTTGCGCCAGTTCCATTAGTGTTGTTTGCCGTCATGTTACACGGTGACCAAATTATCTGGCAGGGCATAGAACAATGGGATTCGAACACGACGATTGCAGTGCTTTTTCAGGCTTACCCAACTACGCTGTTTGGTTATTGGGTTTGGAACAAATTACTAATCCAATACCCTTTAAGCACTACCGCACCGTTAACCTTGCTCGTGCCAATCTTCGCATTGATCAGTGGTTACTTTATGTATGACGAGGTGCTGTCTGTGGCTCAGGTTGTTGCATCAATACTGTTTCTTGTCGGGATTGGTTTGATAGTGAAACCTGCGAGTGCGGCTCTAACCGATAAGGCAACTAAACTCGTAAAACAGTAA
- a CDS encoding PLP-dependent aminotransferase family protein, with translation MSIYRKLANQFIDEIETGKRPEGGRMPSLRQLAKQQAISMSTVVSCYQELESQGWIHSRPQAGYFVSPHKPIHSTPEWAQFESKVSRVKETSSAHNSINGPLGVSSTTNDEQSIVELERSFRRSIKRMGSRLNHYPDTQGEPMLRQALSTHFAKLDVHFSPEEMVITAGCMSAIKAALESCTKEGDTIAISSPCFNGILELLGKMSRQIIEIPSLNDGVDLQQLETHLKNKRVDAAIFCTSHMNPQGINMSANQKQKLAELANDYQVPFIEDDVYLELSYTSHTPLPAKYYDKGGYVLWCGSVSKSLSPSYRLGWCLPGRYINEYKAQFSAASYGVALPTQLAVADFIESGQYAKHVRRRRSQILSLRQQYLNYLAQHLPQDVKISNPQGGMVLWLQIPNLNQPLFAQAVAEQNLDIRLGHLFSTLDLYSNCLRINIGYSLDGEAKQQLDALIELIHIHS, from the coding sequence ATGAGCATCTATAGAAAGCTAGCCAATCAGTTTATCGATGAGATAGAAACAGGTAAAAGACCGGAAGGCGGACGCATGCCTTCACTTCGTCAATTGGCTAAGCAGCAGGCCATCAGCATGTCGACCGTGGTGAGCTGTTACCAAGAATTAGAATCGCAGGGTTGGATACACTCGCGACCGCAAGCTGGGTATTTTGTCTCGCCTCACAAGCCTATTCATTCAACGCCTGAGTGGGCACAGTTTGAGAGTAAGGTTTCCAGAGTTAAAGAAACGTCATCGGCTCACAACTCAATCAATGGGCCTTTAGGGGTTTCGAGCACCACCAATGATGAACAATCGATTGTTGAGCTAGAACGCAGTTTCCGCCGTTCAATCAAACGGATGGGAAGCAGACTCAACCATTACCCAGATACACAAGGTGAGCCGATGTTGCGACAAGCATTATCCACTCACTTTGCCAAGCTCGATGTGCACTTTTCACCTGAAGAGATGGTGATCACGGCTGGTTGTATGTCGGCGATTAAGGCTGCACTTGAATCGTGTACCAAAGAAGGCGACACCATTGCGATTAGCTCACCTTGTTTCAACGGCATTCTGGAGTTGCTCGGAAAGATGTCACGCCAAATCATCGAGATCCCATCTCTCAATGACGGTGTCGACTTACAACAACTGGAAACTCATTTGAAGAACAAACGAGTGGACGCCGCGATCTTCTGTACCTCTCATATGAACCCTCAGGGGATCAATATGTCAGCTAATCAAAAACAAAAACTTGCCGAGTTAGCTAATGATTACCAAGTGCCGTTCATTGAGGATGATGTGTATCTAGAGCTCTCTTACACATCACACACACCACTGCCAGCGAAATACTATGATAAAGGCGGCTATGTACTGTGGTGCGGTTCGGTATCGAAAAGCCTATCACCGAGCTACCGTTTAGGTTGGTGTTTACCGGGAAGGTATATTAATGAATACAAAGCGCAGTTTTCTGCCGCGAGCTATGGCGTTGCCTTACCGACTCAACTCGCGGTTGCTGACTTTATCGAATCTGGCCAATACGCAAAACACGTTCGAAGAAGACGCTCTCAAATCCTTTCGTTGCGCCAGCAATACCTTAATTATTTAGCCCAACACCTCCCTCAAGACGTGAAGATAAGTAACCCACAAGGTGGCATGGTACTTTGGCTGCAAATCCCAAATTTGAACCAACCACTTTTCGCTCAAGCCGTAGCTGAACAGAATCTTGATATCAGGCTCGGACATCTCTTCAGCACGCTCGATCTCTACAGCAACTGCTTACGCATCAATATTGGGTATTCGTTAGACGGTGAAGCTAAGCAACAATTGGATGCTTTAATTGAGCTTATCCACATTCACAGCTAA
- a CDS encoding response regulator, which yields MNAIRKVYQYAEPNLTLVGWMGFVGFPIYYIVWEFLFPQPYENLALRLFCSVLFFGIIFRNRVPFEWRKYLPAYYQVAVTICLPGFFFYMLLMNNWSNVWVMSFMSAIFLHILLVHVTRVMFAQTFAGIGIATLCAWIAQGFYLELTMDWTHVPIFLFIYLFGNLFYFRNQVEHENKVSLAKSFGAGIAHEMRNPLSGLLTSIDVMQSILPNPKSGDHKGQYVLSSEEVIQLREVGDEAMEIIHSGNETIDLLLTSIDENRVSRSTFKKHSAQAVVEDSIGSFNYKRATDKLAISLDVQSNFEFLGSDTLLKYVMYNLFKNAFHHRSPEDFHIHVTMCSDEVTNQIMVTDNGSGISSDVIRRIFQDFYTTGQSGNYGLGLPFCQKVMRSFGGEIKCQSEVEQWTQFTMTFPSLASNTVKEIKSDLTKLKTVLMVSDQKILTSKMTEISRFMGFDLAILDVASALKNKEYQFEFDLIFVDMESLDLRASCLERIESLLSFTEARIIYLYEHHPIKRVRNVSFEPIWVETQVWLLNTKATIDRLLFDSNYVMPAAPTKPLEAANKRTIMVVDDNESLRRFTAMLLEKQGFDVVQKEDGQQALDALDSDEIDLILMDIEMPIMDGVEASRRIRGANKAYSSVPIIAHTGDSSPVTLEKMESSGMSDFIVKPADKNRLFDKIAHWI from the coding sequence ATGAACGCGATTCGTAAAGTTTACCAATACGCAGAACCGAATCTAACCCTCGTGGGTTGGATGGGCTTTGTCGGCTTTCCAATTTACTACATTGTGTGGGAGTTTTTGTTTCCACAACCCTACGAAAACTTAGCGCTTCGCTTGTTTTGCTCGGTATTGTTCTTTGGCATTATATTTCGCAATCGTGTCCCATTTGAATGGCGCAAGTACCTCCCGGCTTATTATCAAGTCGCTGTAACTATCTGTTTGCCAGGTTTCTTTTTCTACATGCTGCTAATGAATAATTGGTCTAACGTTTGGGTTATGTCATTCATGTCGGCCATTTTCCTCCACATTTTATTGGTGCACGTCACCAGAGTGATGTTTGCACAAACCTTTGCCGGTATTGGGATTGCGACCTTGTGCGCTTGGATTGCACAAGGCTTCTACCTCGAACTCACAATGGATTGGACGCACGTGCCAATCTTTTTGTTTATCTACTTATTCGGCAACTTGTTCTACTTCCGCAATCAGGTGGAACATGAGAACAAGGTATCATTGGCGAAATCTTTTGGGGCTGGCATTGCCCATGAGATGCGAAACCCTCTAAGTGGTTTACTGACCTCTATTGATGTTATGCAATCCATATTACCGAACCCTAAAAGTGGTGATCACAAAGGGCAATATGTTTTAAGCAGTGAAGAAGTTATACAGTTGCGTGAAGTGGGTGATGAAGCGATGGAGATCATTCACTCCGGTAACGAAACGATTGATCTGTTGCTGACTTCAATCGATGAAAACCGAGTATCTCGTTCTACGTTTAAGAAGCATTCAGCTCAAGCAGTGGTTGAGGACTCGATAGGCAGCTTTAATTACAAACGCGCGACAGATAAATTAGCGATATCTTTAGACGTACAGAGTAACTTTGAGTTCTTAGGTAGTGATACCTTGCTGAAGTACGTAATGTATAACTTGTTTAAGAACGCGTTCCATCATCGCAGCCCCGAAGATTTTCATATTCATGTCACAATGTGCAGTGATGAAGTGACCAATCAAATTATGGTTACTGATAACGGTTCGGGTATCTCAAGTGATGTGATTCGACGCATTTTCCAAGATTTTTATACCACGGGCCAATCGGGAAATTACGGTTTAGGTTTGCCATTTTGTCAGAAGGTCATGCGCTCGTTTGGTGGTGAGATTAAATGTCAGTCGGAAGTGGAACAATGGACTCAGTTTACGATGACGTTCCCATCTTTGGCTTCAAATACAGTGAAAGAGATTAAGAGTGATCTCACTAAGCTAAAGACTGTGTTGATGGTAAGCGACCAGAAGATTCTGACCAGTAAAATGACCGAGATATCGCGTTTTATGGGCTTCGACCTCGCCATCTTAGATGTCGCATCCGCCCTAAAAAATAAGGAATACCAGTTCGAATTCGATCTGATTTTTGTTGATATGGAGAGCTTGGACTTACGAGCCAGTTGCCTAGAAAGGATTGAGTCACTGCTTTCGTTCACTGAAGCGCGAATCATCTACTTGTATGAGCATCATCCTATTAAGCGTGTACGTAACGTTTCTTTCGAGCCTATTTGGGTGGAAACGCAAGTTTGGCTGCTGAATACTAAAGCGACCATCGACCGCTTACTTTTCGATTCCAATTACGTGATGCCAGCAGCGCCTACAAAACCGCTAGAGGCCGCGAATAAGCGGACGATTATGGTGGTGGATGACAACGAATCTTTGCGCCGCTTTACTGCGATGTTACTGGAAAAGCAGGGTTTTGATGTTGTGCAGAAAGAAGATGGCCAACAAGCATTAGACGCGTTGGATAGCGACGAGATCGACTTGATTCTCATGGATATCGAAATGCCCATCATGGATGGTGTGGAAGCTTCTCGCCGAATTCGAGGTGCTAATAAAGCGTACTCTTCGGTGCCAATCATTGCTCACACAGGTGATAGTTCCCCCGTCACTTTGGAGAAAATGGAATCGTCAGGCATGTCAGACTTTATCGTCAAACCGGCAGATAAAAACCGACTGTTCGATAAGATTGCTCACTGGATTTAG
- a CDS encoding RelA/SpoT domain-containing protein, with protein MSVFLRTTALMLLVLSRAPAFAAAPVSTSSTDQSRTPAQNQVSSNVFRHSLSGLYGIKAFDSRPTQPYTDFDILYSKAHQAQAELETICKSTALLTNSEALFAGVKSQARAEEKIDLELDGDVTRITDLARATIIANDVESLVEVYESLSREADVVKLKNKFKSPADSGYRDLNLLVRLPKTNIIAEVQLHLKAIADVKSGPEHELYEIIQGIERHAIAEKRPINDIEAAQINSLRRQSLELYQQAWQPYITTHIKAA; from the coding sequence ATGAGTGTATTTCTCCGTACGACGGCCCTAATGCTTCTAGTATTGAGCCGAGCGCCTGCATTCGCAGCAGCACCTGTTTCAACGAGTTCAACTGATCAATCGCGCACTCCAGCGCAAAACCAAGTTTCATCAAATGTATTCCGCCATAGCCTAAGCGGTCTATATGGCATTAAAGCCTTTGACTCACGTCCGACTCAGCCTTATACCGATTTCGACATCCTTTACAGCAAAGCTCACCAAGCACAAGCTGAGCTAGAAACTATCTGTAAAAGTACTGCCCTACTTACCAACTCAGAAGCCTTGTTCGCAGGTGTTAAATCTCAAGCTCGTGCAGAAGAGAAAATTGACCTTGAGCTTGATGGCGATGTAACAAGAATTACCGACCTAGCTCGTGCAACGATTATCGCAAACGACGTAGAGAGCTTGGTTGAAGTGTACGAATCACTAAGCCGTGAAGCGGACGTTGTGAAATTGAAAAACAAGTTTAAGTCACCTGCTGATTCTGGCTACCGTGACCTTAACCTGTTAGTTCGTTTGCCGAAAACCAACATCATTGCTGAAGTTCAACTTCACTTGAAAGCGATTGCTGATGTGAAAAGTGGCCCTGAGCACGAACTATATGAAATCATCCAAGGCATTGAGCGCCACGCAATTGCAGAAAAACGCCCAATCAACGACATCGAAGCAGCGCAAATCAATAGCCTAAGACGCCAATCTCTAGAGCTATACCAACAAGCATGGCAGCCGTACATTACTACGCACATTAAAGCGGCTTAA
- the ihfA gene encoding integration host factor subunit alpha, with protein MALTKADLAENLFETLGYSKRDAKETVEVFFEEVRKALENGEQVKLSGFGNFDLREKNERPGRNPKTGEDIPISARRVVTFRPGQKLKARVENIKIEK; from the coding sequence ATGGCACTCACGAAGGCCGATTTGGCTGAGAACCTGTTTGAGACACTCGGATACAGCAAGCGGGATGCCAAGGAAACGGTTGAAGTGTTTTTCGAAGAGGTTCGTAAGGCACTTGAAAATGGCGAACAGGTAAAACTGTCTGGTTTTGGTAATTTTGATCTTCGCGAGAAAAACGAGCGACCTGGTCGTAACCCGAAAACTGGTGAAGACATTCCAATTTCTGCTCGACGTGTTGTTACTTTTAGACCGGGACAAAAACTAAAGGCCCGTGTCGAGAATATTAAAATCGAGAAGTAG